One genomic window of Punica granatum isolate Tunisia-2019 chromosome 1, ASM765513v2, whole genome shotgun sequence includes the following:
- the LOC116203818 gene encoding uncharacterized protein LOC116203818 → MLARSFFSPLAAILKENKLIGLNYVDWKRNLNISQHEKLDIAYDIMQSLTEMFVDKSRPAKQAAIRAIMNTRMAEVASVRDHMLKMISCFNEGDTLGVDINGQSQVDMVLETLTDSFRQFKLNYNMGMLNMTLPKLMKKLQAVEAITEPQSTVQLAQSSTLRLKSKGGKVKKKGKHQWEHSRVRRQPLNPKKRIRVISPEENAFIVG, encoded by the exons ATGTTAGCAAGGAGTTTCTTTAGTCCACTGGCAGCTATTCTCAAGGAGAACAAGTTGATCGGCCTAAACTACGTGGACTGGAAGAGGAACCTGAACATA AGCCAGCATGAGAAATTGGACATTGCTTATGATATAATGCAATCTCTCACTGAAATGTTTGTTGACAAGAGCAGGCCCGCAAAGCAAGCTGCTATTAGGGCAATTATGAACACTAGGATGGCTGAGGTTGCATCTGTAAGAGACCATATGCTCAAGATGATCTCTTGCTTTAATGAAGGCGATACCTTAGGGGTAGACATAAATGGTCAGAGCCAAGTGGATATGGTTCTTGAGACTTTGACGGATTCCTTTAGACAATTCAAGTTGAACTACAACATGGGGATGTTGAATATGACTCTCCCAAAACTGATGAAGAAACTCCAAGCGGTAGAGGCCATCACGGAGCCCCAAAGTACTGTTCAGTTAGCCCAGAGTTCCACCTTAAGACTGAAATCGAAAGGCGGAAAGGTCAAAAAGAAGGGGAAACATCAGTGGGAACACTCGAGAGTGCGAAGACAACCTCTTAATCCTAAGAAGAGAATCCGGGTGATAAGTCCCGAGGAAAATGCTTTCATTGTTGGTTGA